The segment TTATGCTTCTTCTATGCTTTCCATCATTTTGTTAAACCACAACAATTATCAAAATAGCAGCATACAAATACCAAATGCATCTGTCTGCAAATATCACAACAATAATTATGGAGAACAGCAAGGTTGGCCAAAAACCTTGATAAAAGAATAACAATGATCAAAATAAAAGCAAGCAACTCAGAAATAGGAAAGATACTATGGAAGTGAAGAACATACAAGAAAGGATCGGTTGTCTGTCCCCACAATACAGGACAGGTTGGCTGCAATTGGCAGGGGTGAACCAATAAAATCAACAGCTTCAGTTTTCACCACTTCGTAGACTTTATCATTATCTTTTCTAGTTGGATTCCAACTGTGATGGTGCAACCCTTTCATCAACTCCAGTGCCCTTTCTGCATTTCATTGACTGCATTTTATTCAAAAAGGAATACAGAAAAATAGGTGCAGGTGTCATGCGGAACGTGGGTGCAGGTGCAGGTGTAGGTGTGGTGGTGGTTGTGGATGAACATGCAGCCACAGTACCAGGAGAACTCCAGCAAAAaatgatttaagttaaaaataaaatgtaaccTCCAATCATCTCCTCAAGACCATGCATTTTTGAAGTCATCTCCACACATTCTTTTTTGAGACCCTTCATATCAACTGTTCAAAGCAGGTAACTTTAATTGAGAAATCACACAAGAAATATCAAGAAACttcaacaaaaataacataaaaatgaagCTTTGGAAAAAAGAGATAGCTGCTCCCATAAGAAGTTCAGGAAAAGATAGCAGCTGAAAGGAACACAAACTTGATTGGTAATTTCATATTCCAACAGTAACAGGACATTCACAGGACTCTGACACTCCAGAAAATTTCAGCTGGACACTTTTGACCACTGCCAATGAAGGAAGTATGTTTCTTTTCCAATATTACCATCTGATCATTTTCTGACACTCATTCTGAGGATTTGTCTAGTAATAAAAACTACAatgaatatattgatgataaaaaggaagtaatataatacaaaaaaatgaaacaaacacAAGATAACCCACAAAAGAGCAAATAGAAGCTACTAACTTGAATGTGTATTGATGATCTTCATCTCAGCCATCTGGTGTTCTTTGATGCCTTCATTTCCCAAGTCTGAACTATCTTTTCCATTCTCCCCAGGTTCCTCAGCAGATGTGGTCAAAAATTTCCCAGACACCTTGTTATCACAAGAATCTTTATTGTGcctcaatattattttttccacCACATCAGAgtccttttttttccctgtttCAAATTTAGATGCATCTGAAGCCACCACTTTTCTCCCTACCTCTTCAGCCACTGTATATTCATCAGCTACCATTGCTTCAGTTTGTGATATGAGTAATTTATCAGCATGATGAGGGGATTTTTCAACTCCAGCTACAATTTTCTTGCTTCCATCAGCACCAAATTCATTATTCTGCATTTCAAAGTTTGACAAGTCAAATATAGAGCTTCTGTATTCTCCTCGTTTGTATCCCAAATCTCTGTCAATCATGTAGTATGGTTCTTCAACATACTCTGCTTTGCAAACTgatttgagctttccattgctatTCTTACAATTCGAAGTGTTCTCTACAATCATTGGTACTTTTTCCACATCCGTTGCATCACACTGGCTTTGGATTATTCCAATATCTGACCCAGAAAGAACAGAAGTGCTTGAAACCTGTTCATTTATCGAACCTTTATCAATTGTGCGGAATGCACGATCTTTAGAAATTGGACTTCTTTTATTCCTCGTTATTTTCTTATGTTGGCCATTCTCAGAATATTCCGGTTTTTCACATCCAGTTCTATCATAAATCTGAGTGATAAAATGCGATCCCATAATATAATGGAATACCACAAAATCTCCAATTTCTAGGCGATGATCTAGTGCAAAAGCATGCCATCCTTGATGAAAAGCAAGTGAGCCATTAAGATTAGATACCGTTATTTCCCATTGCCGCCCACTCGAATCCTCAAGATGGGTTTTTTCATCCACCAATGCTGACACTGTACGTGCAAATTTAGGGGGCAAGAACTGCAGAGGCaagaaatgtaagaaaaaatgtATAGTTAGTCCATTAGTGGGAATAGGAAATCTGCTGAGCTTCCAAAATCTGCAGTCCCACATCATCACTAGGTGAAATTTTATTGTCACACCCAAGTAGAAAAGCTTAAGCTCCAGGTCCTGTGTAATATACTAATAGAAGTACTTGAAAacaatattcaaaattattgaAACAGGAAATGAAGGTCTTTTTACCATCTCATATAGATGGTACTAGCATCCAGccaaagtaaaaaataagaaatgccGATATTGCTACAGTAATTTTGTAACCTTTTCATGTTAGCTGGATCAATCTTGcaacaaaataattgaaaaagaaaaaggcaaatcTAAGGGAGATCATATTACTGGTAGACATAtcacttaagaaaaaaaaggaaacaccaATTCTAGGAACAACTTTTGAGAATGGTTTTTTGGAAGCTGTTATATGATGttttatagaaaacaaaagtctatttgggaacctgaaacatgttttaaatatgttttaaaagtgaattttatatttagtgttttatttttaatcattctttatatttatataattattttttaaaacaacccttaaataagaacataaaattgttttttgttttctagctttcaaacttgttttcctgtttttttgttttagacaacaaaaaatcattttcaaaaatagttgtAAAACAAAGCCTAATTTACCAAATGGAGCTTGAAATTTAGAGTGATAGGAAGAGCTTTTTGAGAACAACATCTATATAAAACTAGAAAAAGTTTGTTGCGACTGTCATCAGCACACTTCGTATAagtataaaaaagaaacaaactccttttttttttttttttgctagtaTAATTGTCAACTTAATCACAGGGTAAAAGCAGAAAAACCACAAAAACCTAACCTCAAAATACCCTACAGTCATTTTATAGGACTGATTGTAATATCCATTTCCTCCCTGCTCCTTGtacattctcttcttcttcaatcttatcaaagaaaaaccttaaaaataaaatcccatTATGGCTTTACTGACAATCTGGCTTGTTAACCAAAACTTAGATTCTGTATTATTTTACGGTTATTAAACCAGCAACACGAGTAGAGATTCTAAACCTTAAGCAATATCCCAGGTACTTGCTACAGTAGAGAAATCTTTTTAGCAGACAGTGTGTTGAGAATATTCTGCACCAATTCTGGGTAGAATTTCTTTTATCATTGCTCAAACAATCCAATAGAATCATGCAATATAGTCCAGTCTAGATGTAGAGGTTTTAAATCCTACAGCTTGATTGAATGTTGCTAGCCACAAATGAAGGTTTCAGCATAAAAAGTATATCAAATTATACTGCACCAAATTTGCGTCAAACTAATTTGTCACCTAAAATCAATCAAGCCAAGTGACTAAAAACATAATTACATTAATGAGTAGACCAAGAAAAACACATCATTCAGCATCCACACTAAAGTAAAATGCATTTAAGCAGTAGTAGAACCAAATCAAGATGGAAGCACTTTATCAATAGACTTCTAGATGTGGAGTGCAAGGGACGCATGTGAATCTGCTTAGgtgattattttatgtaatatctctttgcttaaaattaaattttaattttaatgtgttcatgttaaacaatataaaaataaaataaaaagatgaaatatttacaGTTGAGACTTGAGAGAATGTGAAGGATGCaggaaaatgagagaagttAAGAGAGGTGAGGAAGCAGAAAGAAATGGTTACATTTTTGTCATGAATCAAGCATTTGAAGGGGGTGTATTTGGTATATTTTTATATGGGCAAATGAGCTTGAGAAAATTGGATTCCCTCTTTCTAATGAGTATAGATGcaataaaatgaaatcatcCAGAGATATGAAAGCAAACAGCATAAGGAAGGCAAGCTAAAATATGAGTAAGATGTGAAGCAGATAAAATCAAACTGGGAAGTATCCAAACACCacaaattttagattttcatcAATTCATAAGCATAATTTTGCAACTTCATCGAATCCAATAGTTTAGATAAGGAAAGAAATTTATGATGTCAATTTATgataaagaagataaaataaaagagagtgCGAAAAAGAACAAAGGATTGAAATCTAAATATACCAGAATTT is part of the Vitis riparia cultivar Riparia Gloire de Montpellier isolate 1030 chromosome 17, EGFV_Vit.rip_1.0, whole genome shotgun sequence genome and harbors:
- the LOC117904262 gene encoding B3 domain-containing protein Os01g0905400-like — translated: MDCKEEACLECTKQCLLLHKKKKRPIPNITSFFKVMIGDKFSEILFLPPKFARTVSALVDEKTHLEDSSGRQWEITVSNLNGSLAFHQGWHAFALDHRLEIGDFVVFHYIMGSHFITQIYDRTGCEKPEYSENGQHKKITRNKRSPISKDRAFRTIDKGSINEQVSSTSVLSGSDIGIIQSQCDATDVEKVPMIVENTSNCKNSNGKLKSVCKAEYVEEPYYMIDRDLGYKRGEYRSSIFDLSNFEMQNNEFGADGSKKIVAGVEKSPHHADKLLISQTEAMVADEYTVAEEVGRKVVASDASKFETGKKKDSDVVEKIILRHNKDSCDNKVSGKFLTTSAEEPGENGKDSSDLGNEGIKEHQMAEMKIINTHSIDMKGLKKECVEMTSKMHGLEEMIGERALELMKGLHHHSWNPTRKDNDKVYEVVKTEAVDFIGSPLPIAANLSCIVGTDNRSFLELPASLPSFSYRGRTKMERKVVVLQDPDKKSWPVLYHERQGFKALTSGWEDFSRANNIKPGDECVFTLENELKGIYAVRIVQK